Within the uncultured Fusobacterium sp. genome, the region GCAATATACTTTAAAAAATCTTTTGAAAAATAGAAAAGAAAATATAGAAAAAATATTGTATATAATTGGACCAGAAGGTGGCTTTGATATAGAAGAGATAGAATATTTAAAAAATAATGGTGCAAATATTGTTACACTTGGAAGGAGAATATTGAGAGCAGAGACAGCTTCTATTGTAGTAGGAGGAGTTTTAATTAATGAATTTCAATAAAAAAGTAGCATTTTATACTCTAGGATGTAAAGTAAATCAATATGAAACAGAGAGTATAAAAAATCAACTTCTTCAAAAGGGATATACTGAAACTTCTTTTGAAGAGAAAGCTGATATCTATATAGTAAACTCTTGTACTGTAACAAGTGTAGCAGATAGAAAAACAAGAAATATGTTGAGAAGAGCAAAAAAAATAAATCCACAAGGGAAGGTAATAGTAACAGGATGTTATGCTCAAACTAATAGTAAAGAATTATTAGAGATGGAAGAGATTGATTACGTTGTTGGAAATAGATATAAAAAAGGGATTGTTAATTTCATAGAAGATATTGAAAATAGAACAATGGAAAGATTAAAAAATGATAATATCTTTGATGAGTATGAGTATACTGAATATGAATTTGCTACCCTAAGAGAGATGTCAAGGGCCTATGTAAAAATCCAAGATGGATGTAATAATTTTTGTTCATATTGCAAAATTCCATTTGCTAGAGGAAAAAGTAGATCTAGAAAAAAAGATAATATTTTAAGAGAGATTGAAAAACTTGTAGCAGAAGGGTTTAAAGAGGTCATTTTAATTGGAATAAACTTAGGAGCATATGGAGAAGATTTAGAAGAAAATATTGATTTTGAAGATCTGTTGGAAGAGATATTACAAATAAAAGGATTGGAGAGAGTTAGAATAGGTTCTGTTTATCCAGATAAAATTTCAGACAGATTTATAGAGATGTTTAAATATAAAAATCTTATGCCACACTTACATATCTCATTACAATCATGTGATGATACTGTTCTTAAGATGATGAAAAGAAAGTATGGGAGTGCTCTTATAGAGGAGAGATTATTAAAATTAAAAAATAGTGTAGAAAATATGGAATATACTGCAGATATAATAGTGGGATTTCCTGGAGAAACAGAGGAGATGTTTCAAAATTCATATAACTTAATAGAAAAAATAGGTTTCTCAGGGCTACATATTTTTCAATATTCAGATAGGGAAAATACAGTAGCTAGTCATTTAGAAAATAAGATTGATTCTAAGACGAAAAAAGAGAGAGCAGATAGATTAGAAGAGTTAAAAAAAGTGATGGCTATAAGAGAGAGAGAACATTACTTAGAGAAAAATTTAAAAGTCTTAATAGAAGAAAAGATTGAAGATAGTTTTTATGGATATAGCGAAAATTATCTAAGAGTCAAAATAGATAGAAATCATAGTGAAATTAAAGAAAATGATATAGTTGATGTGAAAATTACCTCATTGGAGAAGGAGTTGTTGGTAGCATATGAATAGAAGGGTAAAAGCAATATTTTTTGTATTAATAGTAATAGTAGCATTAGCAGGTTTTTTATTTGCAAATTCTTTTAGAAAAAATCCAGAGTTAGATAAAAATAGTAGTTATCTTATTATTGGAAAAGAGAATTTAATTGCTGTATATCAAGATAAATTAGCAGTTAGAATACCATTTGAAATAAATATTGATAAAGAGATGACTGTAGAAAAATTAGTTTCTGAGAAAAGTGAGGAAGAAGTTTTAGCTACAATAAATAAGATTTTACCTGTTCAAGTTTCAAATTATATGAGAGTTAAATATGGTAAAGTTAATTTAAATGTAAAAAATTCTAAAAATATACCAGAAACAGTAGTAGATAATAAAAGATATATAGTAACTTCAAGTCTTTATTCTATGTTTGATTCATTATATAGTAATCAAGAGAATAAAAATGAAGTAAATGAAAATATTATTGTAGATGTGTTAAATGCAAATGGAAGAAATGGTTATGCTAGAAGAACAGGAGAAAATATAAAAAATAAGTTAGGAATGAAATATAATGCTGCTAACTATGAAACTAACTTAGAAGAAAGTTATATTATTTTAAATGATATCTCTAATGAAAAAGCAGAAGAGATAGTTATGCAACTTAATGAAAAATATTTTAAAATACAACAAGTTCCAACAATACCTACATTAGCTAATATAGTAGTAGTTTTAGGAAAAGAGGAAAATATCGATTTTACAATAGAAGTTTTAGGAAATAATAAAAATAATATTCAAAATACTGTTGAAGATTTAAAAAGAAAAGGATATAAAAATATAAAGAGTGAAGTAGGAAAAAATGAAGCTAAAAAATCTGTAATAGAGTATTCAGCAGAAGATTATTTTATAGCATATAAAATATCAAAAGTTTTAAATATAGATAATTTAATAGAGAAATCTAACTTAAAAAA harbors:
- a CDS encoding LytR C-terminal domain-containing protein, whose product is MNRRVKAIFFVLIVIVALAGFLFANSFRKNPELDKNSSYLIIGKENLIAVYQDKLAVRIPFEINIDKEMTVEKLVSEKSEEEVLATINKILPVQVSNYMRVKYGKVNLNVKNSKNIPETVVDNKRYIVTSSLYSMFDSLYSNQENKNEVNENIIVDVLNANGRNGYARRTGENIKNKLGMKYNAANYETNLEESYIILNDISNEKAEEIVMQLNEKYFKIQQVPTIPTLANIVVVLGKEENIDFTIEVLGNNKNNIQNTVEDLKRKGYKNIKSEVGKNEAKKSVIEYSAEDYFIAYKISKVLNIDNLIEKSNLKNKINIIVE
- the mtaB gene encoding tRNA (N(6)-L-threonylcarbamoyladenosine(37)-C(2))-methylthiotransferase MtaB; protein product: MNFNKKVAFYTLGCKVNQYETESIKNQLLQKGYTETSFEEKADIYIVNSCTVTSVADRKTRNMLRRAKKINPQGKVIVTGCYAQTNSKELLEMEEIDYVVGNRYKKGIVNFIEDIENRTMERLKNDNIFDEYEYTEYEFATLREMSRAYVKIQDGCNNFCSYCKIPFARGKSRSRKKDNILREIEKLVAEGFKEVILIGINLGAYGEDLEENIDFEDLLEEILQIKGLERVRIGSVYPDKISDRFIEMFKYKNLMPHLHISLQSCDDTVLKMMKRKYGSALIEERLLKLKNSVENMEYTADIIVGFPGETEEMFQNSYNLIEKIGFSGLHIFQYSDRENTVASHLENKIDSKTKKERADRLEELKKVMAIREREHYLEKNLKVLIEEKIEDSFYGYSENYLRVKIDRNHSEIKENDIVDVKITSLEKELLVAYE